The region ATTACAACAAAGACAGTAACAATTATTTTCCTTTACACAATTCTTGTGTTTTTAATGCCCAATCTTTTCCCCATGCTGGATAGAATGGCACATCACTCTTCTGTTTATCGAACAATTCTATCGACTTCTCTACCATCTTGCAATAATAAACCATATCTACTTTCATAAACTTAGCACTATTAATCTGAAAACTTGCCACAGAGTACACCGCTCTAGGATTAGTAGGATCTAACTCTATCGCCTTATCATACGTCTTATTAATAATCGGAGTCTGCACCATCCCTTTATTCATCGGATCAGTAATCAACTCTAGCGTCTCATTCATTCCCTTCAGTACATACCACTCACTTCCTCCTTTGTCTAACCATTGATCTATTAGTACACGATTAGCCGCTACGATATCCTCTATATCATCAGTATGTGGATTATTAAATCCTCCTGTGATACTAATAAACACCTTGTAGTACACAGGTATCCAGTTCTCTTTATCAGACATCGCTATACGGTCTAACATAGCCACTGCTTCTTTCGATTGTCCGCTTTGCCATTGTTGCAACGCTTTTTGCATTCCTACTTCGTATTTAGATTGTCCGAAACTCATTACACTAAATACACCGAATAATAAAATCAATATCTTTTTCATCTTTTTCATCTTTCTAATTATTTAATTACACAACAAATCTACACTGACTATCAAACCTTAAAAAAACGAACTGCGCGAACTGTTGTTTTTACTGTTTATATCGTATTACAAATTCTCTAATTGGTTCTTCTTCTTATCTGCACTTATCGTCCACATAAACCCTACATATACAAATCGCTTTGCAGAAGCATTTGTAATATCTGGTTGTCCTCCATGTTGATTAAACTGATAAGCATATACAGGATTTCTACCTAACAAATTATCTACAGATAAATACACTATCTTTTGTCCACTGAATAGATAAGCCCAACTCATACTCACATTGTGTATGGGACTACTCTCATAAGTAGCTTTATTAGTTGTATTTATATCGTGGAAGTGACGTGGACTGCTATAATTATACGTCATACTCACCTGAGATTTCCATTGCTCTATCCAGTACTTCGTCACCACAAAGAAGTTGTGCTTCACTACATAAGACGGCTGTATCCATTCGTTCCAATACATTTCTTTGCGTTGAGAGTCTATATAAGTATAGGTTACCCAATAGCTAAAATTCTTAAACGTGATATTATCTTTCCAAAATAGGTCAAATCCCTTTGCATATCCCTCTCCTAACTGAGCATACTCACTTGGCTTACCTAATGGCGTTAAGAGCAACTTACTATAATCTTTATAAAATAACTCCGCTCTCAATAGACGCTTTCTAAATTCATAGGTATAGTTCAGTATATAATGATTGGCCTGCATCCAGTCTTCTTGTTTCATTGCTAATGACTGCTCTAAGTTCATCGCTTGATTAAACACCCCATATGAGAAAGACATCTGATGCTTAGGAGTCAACTGATAGGTCAACATTGCACGTGGCTCTACTGTCCAATCCGATATAGCCGAATATTTACTTACTCTCACTCCCGCTCTCAATGACAAGTCTGATGTTATCTTCCAATTGTTCTCAAAAAACAGTGCCCATCTATTCGCATCTGTACCTAAGTCTTCTGATCTACTTCCTTTACTTCTTGTCAAATCTAACTTAGAAGCCTGTACATCTATCCCGACAAAAGACTGAAACTGCCCATTCCACTGATAAGACAACTTCACCTTCTGATTCACATCCCAACTAATCTTCTTTATACTCAAATCATTGCTATCTCCTGTATAATCTATATATCCTAATCCCGTACCTACATCTAATCTCATATAAGGAGTTAGCTTCTTAAAGTACACGCTATTCATATACACATTACTCGACTTAAAGCCTAATGTATCTACTCTATTACTTGGTTGTACCTCTTGCTCGTACTTGATAGTAGAGAAATCTACAGCAGTATATAACTTATATCCACCGTCCTTAATCTCGCGCTTATACATCATCTCTCCTGAAGCTGTAGAGAAAGGTTTTTTAGTATTATATCGCTGTTTTACCACTGCTGTATAGGCTCCTAAGTTTAGATAGTTTAGACTATATGACAGCGAGTTCTTGCCCCACTGATGTGTCTGTGCGAAGCTTCCTCCTACAGTAGAGATAGAATAATCTCTACGTGACGGATCTATCTCATCTGATGTATCTAACTGCAATACTCCTGATAGCGCATCTCCAAACTCTGCGCTATACCCTCCTGCTGAGAAGGACATCCCCTTAAACAGAAACGGATTAAACTTAGAACGCACGGGCACATTACCTACAGAAGAGGTATAAGGTTGAAACACCCTTACTCCATTGACGAATATACCACTCTCCTCTGCTCTACCTCCACGTATCAGTAGTCTCCCGTCTTCTCCATTGGTCTGCGCTCCTGGCATGGTACTTAATACTCCCATAATATTACCAGGGCTACCTGCAGTACTCACTACATCCATTGCATTTAATCCTATACTCTCTGCGCGTCCTCTCATATTCTTGCTATTCGTAGTAATAAGTATCTCTCCCATCACCTCATCTTGCCCACTTAATACAAAATGTCCATTATAATTCTCCTTTGTATTGATCTCTACATCGAGATTACCATATTGTAGGTGCATTAACTTCAGTACTCCACTCACTACTGTATCTGTAACTGTAAAACTGAAATACCCTTTCGCATCGGTCAATGCTCCTTCAAAGCTATCTTCAAGGTACACATTCACATTCTCGATTGGCTTATTCTTATCGTTTACCACTGTACCCGATAGTTGAATCTGTTGTGCCTGCACAGCACCTAAACATAAGGTTAATAACAGACATAGTAGTGTTCTCATCTTTCTTCTTGATTAATTCTATCACAAACCTACATCTCCTCTCCCTCCTCAGAAAAAGTACCTGCGCGAATGGTTAGTTTTAATGCTCGAATGGGGAGAATGGTTGACAGTGTACGGTTGACAGTTGACAGTCTGTGCGGAATGAATGATTCTTGTTCACTTATAGATATAAAAAAACGGCTAATAGCTCTTATGCCATTAACCGTTTTACTTTATGTACTTATATCTTACTTTCTACTATTTTCTCTAAGCAACTCAACTAATTGATAAACTAATGTTACTGGGTTTTGTTGTGAGTAAGATAATTCCATCTGTGTCTCATATAACCTCTTTGCATTCTTAATGGCTAAGTCTATACTTCCCTTATCGGCAAGTATACTATACATCGCCTCACATTGCTTTCGTTCCTTACCAACTTTACTATAATTTAAGTCAAGCTTCTTACTCAAGTATTCATAATAACTCAAGTTTCGCACCTCAAAAAAATTATGTAAGTGGTTGATGTTTAAAGTTAACAGTATTTAGTAAGAGTTCAAAATCTTCTATACTTGATATTACTTTAGCTGTAAACTCTACAATATCAATGTTGTCAATGAATTTTTCAATAAATTCCAAAATTAGACTTACAACAGCTAATATCCTTATATTTAATTTGTGTTCAATATAGTCTTGTTTCAAATCTTTAAACAACCCGCCTAAGGTTTCATAAGCTTCCATACGGTATCGAATACTAGCAAGTAAATACTGAGTCATTGTAATTGTTATTTGTGCAATGTGAACATCGAAGTTCGTTGACTGACATTTTCCAAGTTTAAAGAGTTGCTTCGCTTCTTTAAAAAAAACTTCAATTGACCACCTAATACTGTAAATTTCAATTGCTTTGATAAAAGTTAATGTGGTGTCTGTAGCTATTAAAGTATGCCATTTACCATTCTGACCACGTTTTGAAATAAAAACAGCAACTTTAAGTCCATCGATTTCAGATATGTAGTGATAATAATAGTAATTAAGTTTACGACATCTTTTAGGCTTAAGTTGCTGTTTCTTAAGTTGTGAAATGGTCTTAACTTTGGATTCAACTTCAATTTTACTATTGTATTTATACATTCCAATAATATGAATTGTCTTGCCAAGACTACGTATTTTTTTAAGTAAACTAATACTAGTAAACCAAGTATCCATTAAAACATAATCTATTGCTATTTTACGCTTTATAATCCTTGAAAACATTTGTATTAGTACATCCGTCTTCTTTTTGTTTAGTTCTGTATATCTTTTTGAAGCAACCGTTTTAGGGCATCTAGTGGTCTTTTTTTGCTCTTTACGTTGCTTTATTGTTAAACCATATTTTTGTTTTGATTTTTTATTCTCACGATGTAAACTAAAATCAATTGGAATAAAAATACTCCCATTCCAATATCCTGCTACTAGTAATTTGAATCCTAGATAGTATGTCTTTGAAACATGATTGTATATTTTTGAGATACCTTCGATAGTTTCTCCTGTTTTATGAAGGTCTGTATCATCAAAAATTAAACACTTCGTAGCATTTTCTGTTGAAGTAAAAAGCTCCTCCTTTTGTAAATATTGTTTTACAAACTGAAATAGAAATGATCTCCAATTGATGTTTTGATTTGCTAAAAGTCGATAGTAAGAATCTTTACCACATAAACTTATACCTGAGTTTTTGCTACTGACAAGTTCATTAATGCTTTGAATACCAATAATAGAAAAGACTAAGAGTGAACCGATTAATTGTTCAAAAGAATAACCCGCTTTCTTGCACCAGTTAAATTGGTTTTTATTTTTATTGAATCCTAAAATATTTAGATGCGCCTGTAGATATTCAGAACTCATCCAAACCTTTTTAAACTTTCCTTTTAATTCTTCAACTTTAGTAATATCTTCGTGTTGTAGCATGTTTTGTACTTTGTGTGTGGTAACTTAAAGATACAATAAAACCAAGGGAACCCCCTTGGTTTGCATGCTATTTTTTTATCCTTTTAAACCCTGTGAAATAGGGGTGCGAAACTTGAGATAATAATACTCTCGTCTGTTTTTTTGATCGAAGTATTCAAAGTGTAAACAATGCCACAGTTCAAAAGAATCATTAGAATAAGCCACTTTAATATTATGTCCCTTTGCCTTAGTTATGGCATTATCATAAGCAGAAATCTCTTTTTCTCCCTGATTAATATCCATATCAAACACACTCCACACCTGATCATATTTATCTGCTTTCATCAACTCTATGGTCAAATCAACTAATTGCTCTTTAGTCTGACCATAAGACACAGCCTTTACAGTACAGCTTACTACAGGAAAAGACTTAAAGTACAACTCCTCTGACTGTCCTTCACAAACAATCAAAATAGTCTTGCGCATCTCTAAGTGACTTACTTTAATAGCAATATCACCTGTACGTCTTAACCAAGGTTTATCCCCTTTCTTATCTGTTACCTTTATAGCTCTAGTTTTCTTCCCCATCGTCTATCAAGTCAAATAGTTTATTGAAATCACCAAGATAAGGAATTGCGCCGAACTTTCCTTTAATATATTCCTCTTCAAAAGAAGCTGAATTACGCACTCCTTTAAACTCAATCAAACTATACAAATGACTTGCTCCCATAGAATCTTTCTCCACAAAGTCTATTTGGTCTTTTCTAAACATCTTATTATCTAAGAGATTAATATCATGTGTAGTAAAGACCAGCTGTGGCGAAGTCTTACTATTCTTTTGAAACAATCTTATAATCTCTCTTGTTAACATAGGATGAAACCTTGCATCAAACTCATCAATAATCAATGGCGTCTCATTCTTAAATGCTTCATAGATACACGGCGCCATCTCAAACAGTTTTTTTGTTCCTTCGGATTCATCAAAGAAAGCTATAGCTCCCATAAACACCTCTTTCCCCTCCTCATCAAATACTGGTCTTTTAGAAGCAAGAAACTTATCTGAATCCTTCATACTTAATGAGCTTTCTTCTCTTGTCTCAAAAAAAAACACATCTCTAATTCCAATATCCCCTACTTTTAAAATATTAAGTATATACGTTTTAAGCTTCTCATCCTTCATTGCTTCTTCAGCAGTTTGTTGTAATTTTTTATCACCCAAACCACTAACTATATTAATTGAAGAGATAGATTTAACCACATTCGATGAAATCTCTGCAATACCAAAAGAAGACAATGTTGTTAACAGAAGAGCATTAGGCCTAAATAGCTTTTTATCATCATTCTTACTACCCAAAACATTAAGTAACATTTCCCCTTCATTGAATGACGTTTTATTTAACTCAATTATTACCATTCCTTCTCTAATAAACAAAGGCTCCTCACGCTTACCTTTTCTAGTATATAACCATTCTGAATGCACTTCATCTCTACCAACCTCAAAACCATAACGGTAACGAACTCCTTTATCCCAAAAAACAAGTTGAAAATAAGCTGGTTTCTCTATAGTCTCAACAGAAAAAAGAAAGGGCATAA is a window of Myroides oncorhynchi DNA encoding:
- a CDS encoding transposase, producing the protein MLQHEDITKVEELKGKFKKVWMSSEYLQAHLNILGFNKNKNQFNWCKKAGYSFEQLIGSLLVFSIIGIQSINELVSSKNSGISLCGKDSYYRLLANQNINWRSFLFQFVKQYLQKEELFTSTENATKCLIFDDTDLHKTGETIEGISKIYNHVSKTYYLGFKLLVAGYWNGSIFIPIDFSLHRENKKSKQKYGLTIKQRKEQKKTTRCPKTVASKRYTELNKKKTDVLIQMFSRIIKRKIAIDYVLMDTWFTSISLLKKIRSLGKTIHIIGMYKYNSKIEVESKVKTISQLKKQQLKPKRCRKLNYYYYHYISEIDGLKVAVFISKRGQNGKWHTLIATDTTLTFIKAIEIYSIRWSIEVFFKEAKQLFKLGKCQSTNFDVHIAQITITMTQYLLASIRYRMEAYETLGGLFKDLKQDYIEHKLNIRILAVVSLILEFIEKFIDNIDIVEFTAKVISSIEDFELLLNTVNFKHQPLT
- a CDS encoding AAA family ATPase translates to MYIQEFSVGNFRSFKDINTLNMMATKSVSKYAEVDDNNRISKVGIDIKLLKTKAIYGANASGKSNIIQALSTFIDIVQNSVVDKTLLKGIMPFLFSVETIEKPAYFQLVFWDKGVRYRYGFEVGRDEVHSEWLYTRKGKREEPLFIREGMVIIELNKTSFNEGEMLLNVLGSKNDDKKLFRPNALLLTTLSSFGIAEISSNVVKSISSINIVSGLGDKKLQQTAEEAMKDEKLKTYILNILKVGDIGIRDVFFFETREESSLSMKDSDKFLASKRPVFDEEGKEVFMGAIAFFDESEGTKKLFEMAPCIYEAFKNETPLIIDEFDARFHPMLTREIIRLFQKNSKTSPQLVFTTHDINLLDNKMFRKDQIDFVEKDSMGASHLYSLIEFKGVRNSASFEEEYIKGKFGAIPYLGDFNKLFDLIDDGEEN
- a CDS encoding TonB-dependent receptor, whose protein sequence is MRTLLCLLLTLCLGAVQAQQIQLSGTVVNDKNKPIENVNVYLEDSFEGALTDAKGYFSFTVTDTVVSGVLKLMHLQYGNLDVEINTKENYNGHFVLSGQDEVMGEILITTNSKNMRGRAESIGLNAMDVVSTAGSPGNIMGVLSTMPGAQTNGEDGRLLIRGGRAEESGIFVNGVRVFQPYTSSVGNVPVRSKFNPFLFKGMSFSAGGYSAEFGDALSGVLQLDTSDEIDPSRRDYSISTVGGSFAQTHQWGKNSLSYSLNYLNLGAYTAVVKQRYNTKKPFSTASGEMMYKREIKDGGYKLYTAVDFSTIKYEQEVQPSNRVDTLGFKSSNVYMNSVYFKKLTPYMRLDVGTGLGYIDYTGDSNDLSIKKISWDVNQKVKLSYQWNGQFQSFVGIDVQASKLDLTRSKGSRSEDLGTDANRWALFFENNWKITSDLSLRAGVRVSKYSAISDWTVEPRAMLTYQLTPKHQMSFSYGVFNQAMNLEQSLAMKQEDWMQANHYILNYTYEFRKRLLRAELFYKDYSKLLLTPLGKPSEYAQLGEGYAKGFDLFWKDNITFKNFSYWVTYTYIDSQRKEMYWNEWIQPSYVVKHNFFVVTKYWIEQWKSQVSMTYNYSSPRHFHDINTTNKATYESSPIHNVSMSWAYLFSGQKIVYLSVDNLLGRNPVYAYQFNQHGGQPDITNASAKRFVYVGFMWTISADKKKNQLENL
- a CDS encoding RloB family protein, whose translation is MGKKTRAIKVTDKKGDKPWLRRTGDIAIKVSHLEMRKTILIVCEGQSEELYFKSFPVVSCTVKAVSYGQTKEQLVDLTIELMKADKYDQVWSVFDMDINQGEKEISAYDNAITKAKGHNIKVAYSNDSFELWHCLHFEYFDQKNRREYYYLKFRTPISQGLKG
- a CDS encoding RloB domain-containing protein; the protein is MRNLSYYEYLSKKLDLNYSKVGKERKQCEAMYSILADKGSIDLAIKNAKRLYETQMELSYSQQNPVTLVYQLVELLRENSRK